A window of Ranitomeya variabilis isolate aRanVar5 chromosome 2, aRanVar5.hap1, whole genome shotgun sequence contains these coding sequences:
- the COPB1 gene encoding coatomer subunit beta, with amino-acid sequence MTAAENVCYTLINIPMDSEPPSEITLKTDLEKGDVKSKTEALKKVIIMILNGEKLPGLLMTIIRFVLPLQDHTIKKLLLVFWEIVPKTTPDGKLLQEMILVCDAYRKDLQHPNEFIRGSTLRFLCKLKEAELLEPLMPAIRACLEHRHSYVRRNAVLAIYTIYRNFEHLIPDAPELIHDFLVNEKDASCKRNAFMMLIHADQDRALDYLSTCIDQVHTFGDILQLVIVELIYKVCHANPSERARFIRCIYNLLQSSSPAVKYEAAGTLVTLSSAPTAIKAAAQCYIDLIIKESDNNVKLIVLDRLIELKDHPSHERVLQDLVMDILRVLGTPDLEVRKKTLQLALDLVSSRNVEELVIVLKKEVIKTNNVTEHEDTDKYRQLLVRTLHSCSVRFPDMAANVIPVLMEFLSDSNEAAAADVLEFVREAVQRFDNLRTLIVEKMLEVFHSIKSVKIYRGALWILGEYCSTKDDIQSVMTEVRRSLGEVPIVETEIKKESGELKPEEEVTVGPSQKLVTEMGTYATQSALSSSRPAKKEEERPPLRGFLLDGDFFVAASLATTLTKIALRYVALVPEKKKQNSFVAESMLLMATILHLGKSSLPKKPITDDDVDRISLCLKVLSECSPLMNDIFNKECRLSLSHMLSAKLEEEKLSQKKESEKRNVTVQADDHISFMQLTAKNEMSSKEDQFQLSLLAAMGTTQRKEAADPLASKLNKVTQLTGFSDPVYAEAYVHVNQYDIVLDVLVVNQTSDTLQNCTLELATLGDLKLVEKPSPLTLAPHDFANIKANVKVASTENGIIFGNIVYDVSGAASDRNCVVLSDIHIDIMDYIQPAGCTDTEFRQMWAEFEWENKVTVNTNIIDLNEYLQHILGSTNMKCLTPEKALSGYCGFMAANLYARSIFGEDALANVSIEKPIHLGPDAPVTGHIRIRAKSQGMALSLGDKINLSQKKPTV; translated from the exons ATGACGGCCGCAGAGAACGTGTGCTACACCCTCATCAACATCCCCATGGACTCCGAGCCTCCATCGGAGATCACGCTCAAGACTGACCTGG AGAAAGGAGACGTGAAGTCCAAGACGGAGGCTCTGAAGAAAGTCATCATCATGATCCTGAACGGGGAGAAGCTGCCCGGACTCCTGATGACCATCATCCGCTTCGTGCTGCCGCTGCAGGACCACACCATCAAGAAGCTGCTCCTCGTCTTCTGGGAGATCGTCCCCAAAACGACCCCGGACGGGAAACTGCTGCAGGAGATGATCCTCGTGTGCGATGCCTACAGGAAG GATCTCCAGCATCCAAACGAGTTCATTCGCGGCTCCACCCTGCGCTTCCTGTGTAAGCTGAAGGAGGCCGAGCTCCTGGAGCCCCTGATGCCGGCGATCCGGGCCTGCCTGGAACATCGGCACAGCTATGTGAGGAGGAACGCCGTGCTGGCCATATACACCATCTACAG AAACTTTGAACATCTGATTCCGGACGCTCCGGAGCTCATCCACGACTTCCTGGTGAACGAGAAGGACGCCAGCTGCAAGAGGAACGCCTTCATGATGCTGATTCATGCCGACCAG GACCGGGCTCTGGATTACCTCAGCACCTGCATCGATCAGGTCCACACCTTCGGTGACATCTTGCAGCTGGTGATTGTGGAGCTCATATACAAG GTGTGTCACGCCAACCCCTCCGAGAGAGCGCGCTTCATTCGATGTATCTACAACCTACTGCAGTCCTCCAGCCCAGCTGTGAAGTATGAAGCTGCTGGGACCCTCGTCACTCTGTCCAGCGCACCCACTGCCATCAAG GCCGCGGCTCAGTGCTACATCGACCTGATCATTAAAGAGAGCGACAACAATGTGAAGCTGATCGTCCTGGATCGCCTGATCGAGCTGAAGGACCACCCATCTCACGAGCGCGTCCTGCAG GATTTGGTCATGGACATCCTGAGGGTTCTCGGCACCCCGGACCTCGAAGTGCGCAAGAAAACTCTGCAGCTCGCGCTTGACCTGGTGTCCTCCAGGAATGTGGAAGAG CTGGTGATCGTCCTGAAGAAGGAGGTGATAAAGACCAACAATGTGACGGAGCACGAGGACACGGACAAGTACCGGCAGCTGCTCGTCCGGACGCTGCACTCCTGCAGCGTTCGCTTCCCAGACATGGCCGCCAACGTCATCCCGGTG CTCATGGAGTTCCTCAGTGACAGTAACGAGGCGGCAGCTGCCGACGTCCTGGAGTTCGTGCGAGAAGCCGTTCAGAGGTTCGATAACCTGAGAACTCTCATCGTGGAGAAGATGCTGGAGGTTTTCCACTCTATCAAGTCTGTGAA GATTTACCGCGGAGCGCTGTGGATTCTGGGAGAATATTGCAGCACTAAAGACGACATCCAGAGCGTGATGACGGAAGTGCGCCGGTCCCTGGGAGAG GTCCCAATCGTAGAGACTGAGATAAAGAAGGAGTCCGGAGAACTGAAGCCGGAGGAGGAGGTGACGGTCGGCCCCAGTCAGAAGCTGGTGACGGAGATGGGCACTTACGCCACCCAGAGCGCGCTCAGCAGCTCCCGCCCCGccaagaaggaggaggagag GCCGCCTCTCCGTGGATTTCTGCTGGACGGAGATTTCTTTGTTGCAGCGTCTCTCGCCACCACCCTGACCAAGATCGCGCTGCGCTACGTGGCGCTGGTTCCAGAGAAGAAGAAGCAAAAC TCCTTCGTGGCGGAGTCCATGCTTCTCATGGCGACCATTCTGCACCTGGGCAAGTCCTCTCTCCCCAAGAAGCCGATCACGGACGATGACGTGGACCGCATCTCCCTGTGTCTGAAGGTCTTGTCCGAGTGCTCGCCGCTGATGAACGACATCTTCAACAAGGAGTGCCGCCTGTCGCTGTCACACATGCTGTCCGCCAAGCTGGAGGAGGAGAAGCTGTCACAGAAG AAAGAGTCCGAGAAACGCAACGTGACGGTTCAGGCCGACGACCACATCTCCTTCATGCAGCTGACCGCCAAGAACGAGATGTCGTCCAAAGAGGATCAGTTCCAGCTAAGTCTCCTGGCAGCGATGGGAACCACGCAGAGGAAGGAGGCGGCCGACCCGCTAGCATCGAAGCTGAACAAG GTGACTCAGCTGACGGGGTTCTCGGATCCGGTGTACGCGGAGGCCTACGTGCACGTGAACCAGTATGACATCGTGCTGGATGTGTTGGTCGTCAATCAGACCAGTGACACTCTGCAGAACTGCACGCTGGAGCTCGCCACGCTGG GGGATCTGAAGCTGGTGGAGAAGCCGTCGCCCCTCACACTCGCTCCACACGACTTTGCAAACATCAAAGCAAATGTGAAAGTCGCCTCAACTGAAAACGGGATCATATTTGGAAACATTG TGTACGATGTGTCCGGCGCAGCGAGTGACAGGAACTGCGTGGTCCTCAGTGACATCCACATCGACATCATGGATTACATCCAGCCGGCCGGCTGCACGGACACAGAGTTCAGGCAGATGTGGGCCGAGTTTGAGTGGGAGAACAAG GTCACCGTTAACACCAACATTATCGACCTGAACGAGTATCTGCAGCACATCTTGGGATCCACAAACATGAAGTGTCTGACACCGGAGAAG GCGCTGTCTGGTTACTGCGGGTTTATGGCGGCCAATCTCTACGCTCGCTCCATATTTGGGGAGGATGCACTCGCCAATGTCAGCATTGAGAAGCCGATCCACCTGGGCCCCGACGCTCCGGTGACGGGACACATACGGATTAGAGCCAAGAGCCAG GGCATGGCGCTGAGTCTCGGGGACAAAATCAACCTGTCTCAAAAGAAGCCCACGGTATAG